One Exiguobacterium sp. BMC-KP genomic window, CTATCGTTCCAGAAGACGCCGCTCGTCCGTAAAGAAGATGCTGAACGCTTTGCTTCGATTGAACAGATCAATCGTCCGAACGTCACGATCGGTCTAAACCCAGGCGGAACGAATGAACAATTCGTCCGCAAGACGTTCACGAAAGCGAAGATCGTCATGTATGAGCAAAATCTCGACATCCCGCTTGCTGTCGCCTCAGGCGAAGTCGATGTCATGATCACTGATACGGTCGAGGCGATTCATTATGAAGCACTCGATCAACGACTCGCAGCACCAAGGATTCAGGAGAAATGGATTCCGGCGGAGAAGAGTTACCTTGTTCGGGAGTCAGAAGGGGACGTCGTCGATGTCTTTAACCTCTGGATGCAGTCATACGAAGGACAGGAAGAGATGGAGCAATTAAAAGAGAAATGGCAAGTAGCGTCGTAAGTGCATCGTGTCTCCTAACAACAGGAGGCACGATTTTTTAATGACAGGAATTTGACTGGAAAAGGCGAACAAGTATTAATAGAAGCAAATCAGGAGGAAACCGATATGTTGAAAAATGGAACATCGAAACAATGGCTCATCATGACCGCTCTTTTAGCCAGCTTCACCTATGCGTGGATCGTCATCGGAGATGGATGGATCAACTCTACGTTGTTATTCGCAGGGGCGATTGTACTTGCGAGTGGTGCAGTGCTTTCGTTTAGTCTTTCGTTAGCACGAGCCGTTCGTTTGAAAGGACTTGGATTTACTATGATGATGGTGTCAATCGGTACGACGCTCGTAGCGTCTGCTGGTGTCGTGTATGGTATTTTTATTTGGTCATAAAGGATCTAAACAAAGTAAGAACTCTTTTCTGAAAAGGAAGAGTTCTTACTTTTGTTCTTTTTATCGAAACGTTTCGAAAGAAAGGTTGAAGAATTTTATGAAAGCGCTTATAATTTTGAGTAACAGGTGAAACGTTTCGATAAAATATAGTTGATATGAGGTGCTGAGAGATGAATATTGAATCTTTGTTAGAGCAAATGACACTTCAGGAAAAAATCGGACAACTCGTTCAAATCCTCCCATCTGTCTATGATCCACAGACATCCGATACAGTGACGGGACCAGTAGCACAACTTATGGAAGAAAGTGGTTTGACGGAGGAAAATCGATTTGAATTAGGGTCTGTCATCGGGATTAATCAAGCAGAGCAGGCACTTCGCATTCAACAAAACTACTTAAAACATAATCGATTAGGAATCCCACTCTTGTTCATGGCGGATATCGTTCACGGTCATCGAACGATTTATCCGGTCCCTTTGGCGCTTGCCTCTATGTGGGATATTAGTGAAATGGAATTAATGGCTCGTCAATCGGCTATCGAAGCGGCAGCTTCAGGACTACACGTTACCTTTTCGCCGATGGTAGATCTTGTACGTGATGCACGCTGGGGGCGTGTCATGGAGTCAACAGGTGAGGATGTTTGGCTCAATGGAGAATATGCCAAAGCCTTCGTTCGCGGATATCAAACAGATGATTTAACGCGGTCCGATTCTTTAGCCGCTTGTGTGAAACATTTTGCGGCGTACGGTGCTGCTGAAGGTGGTCGTGACTATAATACGGTCGATATGTCGGATCGTGAATTACGAGAATTTTATTTACCCGCCTACTTAAAGGCAATCGAAGCCGGTGCTCGACTTATCATGACAAGCTTCAACGTTGTTGATGGTGTACCCGCTACAGCTAGTACGTATCTGTTACGGCAAATTCTTCGAAATGAGTGGCAATTTGATGGGGTCACGATTTCGGATTGGTCATCTATTAAAGAATTAATCCAGCATGGTGTTGCGGGTTCTCTTGCTGAAGCTGGAGAGAAAGGAATCAAAGCGGGTGTCGATATCGATATGATGTCAGGTGCTTATTTAAATCATTTGGAACAGCAGATTGAAGAGCATGTTGTTTCGATTGATTTAGTAGACGAAGCAGTACGCCGGATTCTTATTTTAAAGCGAGATCTTGGATTATTTGAAAATCCCTACCGTGGTATTGATCCTGAGCTTGAAAAGAGAATCCACCTTTCGAAAGAACATCGGGATACAGCACGGCGTTTAGCTGAAAAAAGTTGTGTCTTACTTAAAAATGATCACATTCT contains:
- the bglX gene encoding beta-glucosidase BglX, yielding MNIESLLEQMTLQEKIGQLVQILPSVYDPQTSDTVTGPVAQLMEESGLTEENRFELGSVIGINQAEQALRIQQNYLKHNRLGIPLLFMADIVHGHRTIYPVPLALASMWDISEMELMARQSAIEAAASGLHVTFSPMVDLVRDARWGRVMESTGEDVWLNGEYAKAFVRGYQTDDLTRSDSLAACVKHFAAYGAAEGGRDYNTVDMSDRELREFYLPAYLKAIEAGARLIMTSFNVVDGVPATASTYLLRQILRNEWQFDGVTISDWSSIKELIQHGVAGSLAEAGEKGIKAGVDIDMMSGAYLNHLEQQIEEHVVSIDLVDEAVRRILILKRDLGLFENPYRGIDPELEKRIHLSKEHRDTARRLAEKSCVLLKNDHILPLAESQRIALIGPFATSTDVLGPWAGSGKQEEAITVRDALDEANIEYVFAEGSTVDAEIDWDQAMEVAKQAEVILLALGEASWMSGEAGSRTDIRLPKTQREGLARLATLGKPIVTVLFNGRPLDLRDVVEHSDAVLEAWYPGTEAGRAIHRLLYGHAIPSGKLTISFPYHVGQLPIRYDALPTGRPMTIEGADPRYTSKYLDAPNEALFPFGYGLSYTHFSYSQLTLCEQSKESIWEASVLVTNEGTLDAEEIVQWYVQDPVADVSRPLRQLKGYERVFVKAGSNREVTFRIDASMLMYQHPDGSVKADAGEFILYAGSDSACTLHETFWLKQTVEKEQFDEHINDRSTSTTR
- a CDS encoding transporter substrate-binding domain-containing protein, which gives rise to MSKLGWMIVGGGVLFASLLTLWQTEQPRRVQAKNVFATKKIVVGTTGDYKPFTYLNRKTNEYEGFDIEVIRSFAKTTGIDVEFVPTTWPTLSADLASGKFDMVVGGVTKNIEREIIGDFTSSYLSFQKTPLVRKEDAERFASIEQINRPNVTIGLNPGGTNEQFVRKTFTKAKIVMYEQNLDIPLAVASGEVDVMITDTVEAIHYEALDQRLAAPRIQEKWIPAEKSYLVRESEGDVVDVFNLWMQSYEGQEEMEQLKEKWQVAS